In Oryza brachyantha chromosome 2, ObraRS2, whole genome shotgun sequence, a single window of DNA contains:
- the LOC102708962 gene encoding probable ascorbate-specific transmembrane electron transporter 1, translating into MGLGARAAPFTYVAHALAVAAAAMVLVWCIHFRGGLAFEATNKNLIFNVHPVLMLIGYLILGSEAIMVYKVLPTWKHDSTKLIHLILHAIALVLGVIGIYCAFKFHNESGIANLYSLHSWLGIGTICLYGIQWIFGFVTFFFPRASPNVRKGALPWHILFGLFVYILALATAQLGFLEKLTFLQSSGLDKYGAEAFLVNFTALAVVLFGASVVVAAVSPARFEEPHDYAPIPGH; encoded by the exons ATGGGGCTcggcgcgagggcggcgcCTTTCACATACGTGGCGCACGCGCTGGCCGtagcggccgccgccatggttCTGGTCTGGTGCATCCACTTCCGCGGCGGCCTCGCCTTCGAGGCCACCAACAAGAACCTCATCTTCAAC GTTCACCCTGTACTTATGCTTATTGGCTATTTAATCCTTGGGAGTGAAG CTATAATGGTTTACAAGGTACTTCCTACATGGAAGCATGATTCAACTAAACTGATCCACCTAATTCTCCATGCAATTGCACTTGTGCTTGGTGTGATTGGGATATACTGTGCTTTCAAATTTCACAACGAAAGTGGAATTGCCAATCTGTACAGTCTGCACTCCTGGCTTGGGATCGGAACAATTTGTTTGTATGGTATTCAG TGGATATTTGGGTTTGTTACCTTCTTCTTCCCTCGTGCTTCACCCAACGTGAGGAAGGGTGCTCTTCCTTGGCATATACTGTTTGGGCTCTTCGTCTACATTTTAGCCTTGGCCACCGCACAACTTGGTTTTCTTGAGAAGCTCACTTTCCTCCAAAGCTCAGGACTCGACAAATATGGCGCAGAGGCATTTTTGGTGAACTTCACGGCTTTGGCTGTTGTGCTGTTCGGTGCTTCCGTCGTCGTTGCTGCTGTTTCTCCTGCTCGCTTTGAAGAACCACATGACTATGCTCCAATCCCTGGACACTAG
- the LOC102709245 gene encoding LOW QUALITY PROTEIN: protein SHORTAGE IN CHIASMATA 1 homolog (The sequence of the model RefSeq protein was modified relative to this genomic sequence to represent the inferred CDS: substituted 2 bases at 2 genomic stop codons) produces the protein MRTRFLATDYFAPSSSSSSSSGQALVLECFSFPSLTIPALPPDPHFLPFTTVAELPAATVASDGLDYLPIASALSDFLAAVIPQALPVPIVPSAGEVLDDFLYDRVGDGEGLNSWESTAFEASEKXTFXGYGVINCEKDEKADGSRSEGPEISTVMKRWGPLKEIRFEVVEVDLLTALQEDIASFGEESSGGGVTLLFRVPDMKIHLDFIDIDTDTKIRYQSDLAESVYQVEKIPLKDNDGEERSSMRDFCCLEIAALDHGVAIPRLEASRNSWELDDCLAETDRSNVFHNVVRHLDEAHIQHPVFKSTEFLRSADMDMLTFVCGDVPYHDIQVDKPTTVKAAVEMDLVRINDNILLEKNSELYPLKPDGTCSDLPCSIHLEEMQIIDFPSDDVFKMLVQSETAKMNISDEIFKDDFDPARRLYELMVSSELALVDDTFRSLPTPILNDDIAVRSMVPPIQEILCSLKPHPLSATDGIYLDWHLLLEEPCNREICCSYASMVEEVKACLLSFELQRSCQGTLVFDSDFLLEFQRSSKLQDVDKFNNIYIPAPLSHDPQKLEATQKCVKEGGTRSRSNMEEVNPEKSSSFPQSISQSNDLNFYFNVRSGSRRETNYDNTSSLDIPPSKEQAFSFSTRDKVDKLIEIHPVNPSNLIRGLIEQIHASYTSALQESTYWRHSFSDGQCLGISKHKLLELITGEGSEGLHNDCEHKDKMELIVLYALKQVAYYLCFFGLHAANLYISNLTGSFESTPERLKHIQCSISEAQTKSEKQLLESHPSLSYIETILRSNKQTGLKILIVADRAFWLPLGQKLTSMKMTFVEFGKNPAKTYVDLVNKTNSTTWVLEELLKSDCILLDNKNIPASFPFDEFGIILEYGGPNKSSTLLSLAPKLDGLPPLHFLYVKVDSKDFPVALVEDNHKDQDLKSTLEKVLLTLQKDLQEKMNKMRIVDSLNFIPATNQLQGLQEKVSKHFAADFRKELLPDDQWHGLQNLKKKNTSDSHNFVLADEQQHIHQTMSNRPVVNSENCVPAVEKSSSTSSVSATVLKDPQENQSTTDLPYSAKNGSIMTGRLSVPEVVIVVNTVNHGKTMLVSRRSSYQQILALEKGGMHVVERDIDLPVDIILSSAVCLVWYETMLFESNEPTTSEETSGINFFVESIATNILMSVSFSFTGCIMVFEGEAHFLSAVMDSSDSLYAAAASLDMNLQLFFSHTPKLTDEIIHNCIMNVTSLNKAPSADVPESETLAESFLTSFPSINPLSAYMILSSGDSLVEFLSWPHERRIQKVEKYLLSPKIISLFNALCKFGELGESRSVMTECSSVDSDISSALLQSPRKRKKRASQAFAVPTSDLFSESLNQMPGDYAEHAEVFTPSKLRKFCDMDNAIRELPDVFTFDQSLNMGSDGFSYQQKKHGVDAIPGNHIIDDDFSNGLTPNIRAYNRSDNMVDTFNFPCEPEFGGKHHTSPTNRPSFSRTHSNPVFSTALEINGDPGERNISGGTKQTWKGLAHGGIADDSYRYDMDSKYQETRDEIVQPPASSLALQKLEFGSHATSQGSCWEIDYLRQMSAKRKARQERSRCNNSAMSNPRMWDGNSKILSPPIESFRYRDRDTPSRDQSPSIGTQHYGKGKEGAKTHNRRARKDFNVQPTITHKKRIEPSIDPTWTPIDKRARQKLSFVTYGKEKQSKLVWRNQNSPGVGCGFRKRFGEEGT, from the exons ATGAGGACGCGCTTCCTCGCCACCGATTACTTCGCGCcgtcatcttcctcctcctcctcctccggccaaGCACTAGTCCTAGAGTGCTTCAGCTTCCCCTCTCTCACCATCCCCGCCCTTCCTCCCGATCCCCACTTCCTCCCGTTCACCACCGTTGCCGAActccccgccgccaccgtcgccagCGATGGCCTTGACTATCTCCCCATCGCCTCCGCGCTCTCCGACTTCCTCGCCGCAGTTATCCCGCAGGCCCTGCCTGTGCCTATTGTGCCCTCAGCCGGCGAG GTATTGGACGATTTCCTGTACGACAGGGTCGGAGATGGCGAGGGTTTAAACTCATGGGAGTCTACTGCATTCGAGGCAAGTGAAAAGTGAACTTTCTAA GGATATGGCGTGATCAACTGCGAGAAGGATGAAAAGGCAGACGGCTCTAGATCAGAAGGTCCAGAGATTTCCACAGTTATGAAG AGGTGGGGACCATTGAAGGAGATTAGATTTGAGGTTGTAGAGGTGGATCTCCTAACG GCTTTGCAAGAAGACATTGCATCCTTTGGTGAGGAGTCATCTGGTGGTGGTGTCACATTGTTGTTTCGTGTTCCAGATATGAAAATCCATTTG GATTTCATTGATATTGACACCGACACAAAAATAAGATATCAATCTGATCTTGCAGAGTCAGTGTATCAAGTAGAAAAAATCCCTTTAAAAGACAATGATGGTGAGGAACGTTCTTCTATGAGAGATTTTTGCTGCTTGGAAATTGCAGCACTAGATCATGGTGTAGCAATACCTCGATTGGAAGCAAGTAGGAATTCCTGGGAGCTTGATGATTGTCTGGCTGAGACTGACAGATCCAATGTTTTCCATAATGTTGTTAGACACTTGGATGAAGCACACATTCAGCATCCAGTGTTCAAATCAACTGAGTTCTTGAGATCAGCTGATATGGACATGCTAACCTTTGTTTGTGGAGATGTGCCATACCATGACATTCAAGTAGATAAACCAACAACAGTCAAAGCTGCAGTAGAAATGGATCTTGTGAGGATCAATGATAATATTTtgcttgaaaaaaattcagaactcTACCCCCTCAAGCCTGATGGCACTTGTTCAGACTTGCCTTGCTCCATTCATTTAGAGGAGATGCAGATCATTGATTTTCCTTCAGATGATGTATTCAAAATGCTTGTTCAGTCAGAGACAGCTAAGATGAATATATCTGATGAAATATTCAAAGATGATTTTGATCCCGCAAGACGCTTGTATGAATTAATGGTTAGCTCTGAGTTAGCGCTGGTTGATGATACATTTAGATCACTTCCTACACCTATCTTAAATGATGATATAGCAGTTAGGTCTATGGTCCCTCCCATACAAGAAATATTATGCTCCCTGAAACCACACCCTCTATCAGCAACTGATGGAATTTATTTGGATTGGCATCTCTTATTGGAAGAACCATGCAACCGGGAGATTTGCTGTTCGTATGCAAGCATGGTTGAGGAGGTAAAAGCTTGCCTTTTAAGTTTTGAGCTGCAAAGGAGCTGTCAGGGGACATTAGTATTTGACAGTGATTTTCTGTTGGAGTTTCAAAGAAGTTCAAAGCTTCAAGATGTGGATAAATttaacaatatttatattcctGCCCCTCTGTCTCATGATCCGCAAAAATTGGAAGCAACTCAAAAATGCGTAAAAGAAGGTGGTACTAGAAGCCGTAGTAACATGGAAGAAGTGAATCCAGAAAAGTCATCTTCCTTCCCTCAGTCAATCTCACAGTCCAATGACCTAAATTTCTACTTCAATGTCAGAAGTGGCTCTAGGAGAGAAACCAATTATGATAATACTTCAAGTTTAGACATCCCACCTTCAAAAGAGCAAGCATTCTCCTTTTCAACAAGGGATAAAGTTGACAAACTCATAGAAATTCATCCTGTCAACCCCTCAAATCTTATCCGAGGCCTTATAGAACAAATCCATGCAAGCTATACATCTGCTTTGCAAGAAAGCACATATTGGAGGCATTCTTTCTCAGATGGACAATGTTTAGGAATTTCAAAGCATAAGCTTCTTGAATTGATAACTGGAGAAGGTTCAGAAGGCTTGCATAATGACTGTGAACACAAAGATAAGATGGAACTCATTGTACTGTATGCATTAAAGCAGGTTGCGTATTACCTATGTTTCTTTGGTCTGCATGCTGCCAATTTGTACATTAGCAACCTGACTGGAAGCTTTGAAAGCACTCCTGAGAGGTTAAAACATATTCAATGTTCCATTTCTGAAGCACAGACGAAATCTGAGAAGCAACTGCTTGAATCTCATCCGTCATTGTCATACATTGAGACGATCCTGAGATCTAATAAACAAACTGGCCTTAAGATTCTTATAGTTGCTGATAGAGCTTTCTGGTTGCCACTGGGTCAAAAGCTAACTTCCATGAAGATGACATTTGTTGAGTTTGGAAAAAACCCTGCAAAAACTTACGTGGATCTTGTGAACAAGACAAACTCTACAACTTGGGTCCTGGAAGAATTACTGAAATCAGACTGCATTCTGCTAGATAACAA GAACATTCCAGCTTCATTCCCTTTTGATGAGTTTGGCATCATACTGGAATATGGAGGTCCGAATAAATCATCTACCTTGTTATCTCTTGCTCCTAAATTAGATGGCTTGCCACCTCTGCATTTTCTCTATGTCAAAGTTGATAGCAAGGACTTTCCAGTTGCACTAGTCGAGGACAACCATAAAGACCAGGATTTGAAATCCACATTG GAAAAAGTTTTGCTTACACTTCAGAAAGACTTGCAGGAGAAGATGAATAAAATGCGTATTGTTGATTCATTAAACTTTATACCAGCAACGAATCAACTGCAAGGTCTTCAAGAAAAAGTGAGCAAACATTTTGCTGCTGATTTCAGAAAAGAACTGCTTCCAGATGATCAATGGCACGGATTGCAAAATCTCAAAAAGAAGAATACTTCTGATTCACATAACTTTGTTCTTGCTGATGAACAGCAACACATACATCAAACAATGAGTAATAGACCTGTTGTCAATTCAGAAAACTGTGTACCAGCAGTTGAGAAGAGTAGCTCTACTTCTTCTGTATCTGCCACTGTACTGAAAGACCCCCAAGAGAATCAATCAACTACTGACTTACCTTACAGTGCAAAAAATGGTAGCATAATGACAGGACGATTGTCCGTCCCAGAGGTGGTGATAGTTGTAAATACTGTAAATCATGGAAAAACGATGCTTGTTTCCCGAAGATCATCTTATCAGCAGATATTAGCTCTGGAGAAAGGAGGAATGCATGTTGTGGAGCGAGATATTGATCTGCCTGTGGACATAATACTCAGTTCTGCGGTTTGCCTAGTATGGTATGAGACCATGCTCTTTGAGTCCAATGAACCAACAACATCAGAAGAGACATCgggtataaatttttttgtagaGAGTATTGCAACCAACATTCTGATGTCAGTTAGTTTCTCTTTCACTGGCTGCATAAtg GTCTTTGAGGGAGAAGCTCACTTCCTTTCTGCTGTAATGGACTCATCTGATTCGCTGTATGCTGCAGCTGCTAGTTTGGACATGAACTTGCAGCTGTTCTTCTCACACACACCCAAGCTAACAGATGAAATAATTCACAATTGCATTATGAATGTGACTAGCTTGAATAAAGCTCCTTCTGCAGATGTACCTGAATCAGAAACCCTGGCTGAATCATTTCTCACAAGTTTCCCTTCCATCAATCCCTTGTCTGCATACATGATACTTTCTTCTGGAGACAGCCTTGTGGAGTTCCTCAGTTGGCCACATGAGCGTCGGATTCAGAAAGTTGAAAAGTATCTTTTATCTCCAAAGATCATTTCCCTATTTAATGCTTTGTGCAAATTTGGTGAGTTAGGTGAATCAAGGTCTGTAATGACTGAGTGCTCTTCAGTCGATTCAGATATCAGTAGTGCATTGCTGCAGTCTCcgaggaaaaggaaaaagcgTGCCTCCCAGGCTTTTGCAGTACCAACTAGTGATCTCTTTTCTGAATCTCTTAACCAAATGCCTGGTGACTATGCAGAACATGCCGAGGTATTCACACCTTCTAAGTTGAGGAAGTTCTGTGACATGGATAATGCAATCCGTGAGCTCCCAGATGTCTTTACATTCGATCAAAGTTTGAATATGGGAAGTGATGGATTCTCTTATCAACAAAAGAAGCATGGTGTGGATGCAATACCTGGCAATCATATCATTGATGATGATTTCAGCAATGGATTGACCCCAAATATTCGAGCATATAATAGGAGTGACAATATGGTGGACACATTCAACTTTCCCTGCGAACCTGAATTTGGTGGTAAGCATCACACTTCTCCCACAAACAGACCATCTTTCAGCAGAACTCACAGCAATCCAGTATTTTCAACTGCATTAGAGATCAACGGTGATCCTGGCGAGCGGAACATTTCAGGAGGTACTAAACAAACATGGAAGGGTCTTGCACATGGAGGTATTGCAGATGACTCCTACAGATATGATATGGATAGCAAATATCAGGAAACAAGAGATGAAATTGTGCAACCTCCAGCAAGTTCGCTTGCTTTGCAGAAACTAGAATTTGGCAGTCATGCAACTTCACAAGGGTCATGCTGGGAAATTGATTATCTAAGGCAAATGAGTGCAAAGAGAAAAGCACGTCAGGAGAGATCAAGATGTAATAATTCGGCTATGTCGAACCCAAGAATGTGGGATGGCAACTCAAAGATTCTAAGTCCACCTATAGAATCCTTCAGATACCGAGATAGAGACACTCCTTCGAGGGACCAGAGTCCTTCAATTGGGACTCAACACTATGGGAAAGGCAAGGAAGGAGCTAAAACACATAATCGCAGAGCAAGGAAGGATTTCAATGTACAACCAACTATAACCCACAAAAAGAGGATAGAACCGTCTATTGATCCAACATGGACTCCTATTGACAAGAGAGCAAGACAG AAACTTTCATTTGTTACATATgggaaggaaaaacaaagcaaGCTGGTCTGGCGAAACCAGAACAGCCCTGGTGTTGGGTGTGGCTTCCGGAAAAGATTCGGGGAGGAAGGTACGTAG
- the LOC102709531 gene encoding O-glucosyltransferase rumi homolog — protein MAAADAVIADGRRWCKGGSPSSSPVTTAIFLFFFVVVVGVLVSARWITTTSHLTITNLDEWRTKTTILTATGTTSIPATPAAPPPPRPAYSISCSAPPLPRDPAVPSNISQTLHLALSSHPNCASVPEPQPLPPTTTTHSSCPAYFRFIHEDLHPWRAAGGITRAMLDRARATANFRLVVLRGRAYVERIAPAFQTRDLFTIWGILQLLRRYPGRVPDLELMFDCVDWPVVRADQYQGENATVMPPLFRYCGDNETLDVVFPDWSFWGWPEINIKPWNALQKKLNTGNKRVKWVDREPYAYWKGNPDVAAKRQELVKCNVSSKHEWNARIYKQDWIKESKAGYKQSDLASQCTHRYKIYIEGSAWSVSEKYILACNSMTLVVTPNYYDFFSRVLIPTQHYWPVRENNKCSSIKHAVDWGNSNKKKAQQIGKKASNFIQQELSMDYIYDYMFHLLTEYAKLLRFKPTKPPEAVEICPESLACQAIGREKKFMEDSMVRSAKDAGPCDLPPPFSPEEFIELQQWKEKSMKQVETWEKKASNT, from the exons ATGGCTGCGGCAGACGCCGTCATCGCGGACGGCCGGCGGTGGTGCAAGGGCGGgagcccgtcgtcgtcgccggtaaCCACCGccatcttcctcttcttcttcgtcgtcgtgGTCGGCGTCCTCGTTTCCGCCCGCTGGATCACCACCACC AGTCATCTGACGATCACCAATCTGGATGAGTGGCGCACAAAGACG ACAATCCTGACCGCCACGGGGACGACCTCCATCCCCGccacccccgccgcgccgccgccgccgcgcccggccTACTCCATCTcctgctcggcgccgccgctgccccgcgACCCTGCCGTACCCAGCAACATCTCCCAGACCCTCCACCTCGCGCTCTCCTCCCACCCCAACTGCGCCTCCGTCCCCGAGCCCCAACCCCTCCCCccaaccaccaccacacaCTCCTCTTGCCCCGCCTACTTCCGCTTCATCCACGAGGACCTCCACCCGTGGCGAGCCGCGGGGGGGATCACCCGCGCGATGCTCGACCGCGCGCGGGCCACTGCCAACTTCCGCCTCGTCGTGCTCCGCGGCCGCGCCTACGTCGAGCGCATCGCCCCGGCCTTCCAGACGCGGGACCTCTTCACCATCTGGGGCATCCTCCAGCTGCTCCGCCGGTACCCCGGCCGCGTCCCTGACCTCGAGCTCATGTTTGACTGCGTCGATTGGCCCGTCGTCCGCGCCGATCAGTACCAGGGAGAGAATGCCACCGTCATGCCGCCGCTCTTCCGGTACTGTGGCGACAACGAGACGCTCGACGTCGTCTTCCCGGATTGGTCCTTCTGGGGTTG GCCAGAGATCAACATAAAGCCGTGGAATGCATTGCAGAAGAAGTTGAATACTGGCAATAAGAGGGTGAAATGGGTGGACAGAGAACCTTATGCTTACTGGAAAGGGAATCCAGATGTTGCAGCTAAAAGACAAGAGCTGGTTAAGTGCAATGTCTCCAGTAAGCATGAGTGGAACGCACGAATTTACAAACAG gatTGGATCAAAGAGAGTAAAGCAGGATACAAACAATCAGATTTGGCTAGTCAATGCACACACAg GTACAAGATTTACATCGAAGGATCAGCATGGTCAGTCAGTGAGAAGTACATTCTGGCGTGTAATTCAATGACACTGGTTGTTACACCAAACTATTATGATTTCTTTTCAAGGGTGCTGATTCCGACTCAGCATTATTGGCCAGTTCGAGAAAACAATAAGTGCAGCTCCATAAAGCACGCTGTTGACTGGGGCAAttcaaacaagaaaaag GCACAACAAATAGGAAAGAAAGCAAGCAATTTCATTCAACAAGAGCTCAGCATGGACTATATATACGATTACATGTTTCACCTCTTAACTGAGTATGCTAAGCTCCTGCGGTTCAAGCCAACCAAACCACCTGAAGCTGTTGAGATCTGTCCAGAGTCATTGGCATGCCAAGCTATAGGCCGTGAAAAGAAGTTTATGGAGGACTCTATGGTGAGGTCTGCCAAGGATGCAGGGCCGTGTGATCTGCCACCTCCGTTCAGTCCTGAGGAATTCATAGAACTACAACAGTGGAAGGAGAAGTCGATGAAGCAGGTGGAAACATGGGAGAAAAAGGCTTCGAATACCTGA
- the LOC102709810 gene encoding vesicle-associated protein 1-2-like: MSSDSRDLLGIDPPELIFPFELKKQISCSLHLTNKTDEYVAFKVKTTSPKKYCVRPNNGIVAPRSTSDVLVTMQAQREAPPDMQCKDKFLVQSAIVKQDLSPQDITGDVFTKQSGNVVDEVKLRVVYTTPQPTSANGGSEEGLGSLSDQEATKGPRESETITSEALISKLKVEKNSAIQQNIKLQEELDLLRRQMGSQHGGFSLVFVLAIAILGILLGFLVKR; encoded by the exons ATGAGCTCCGATTCCAGGGATTTGCTCGGGATCGATCCCCCGGAGCTCATCTTCCCCT TCGAGTTAAAGAAGCAAATCTCGTGTTCGCTGCACCTAACAAACAAGACAGATGAATACGTCGCGTTTAAG GTTAAGACGACGAGTCCAAAGAAGTACTGCGTCCGTCCAAACAATGGCATTGTGGCACCGCGGTCCACATCTGATGTCCTTG TAACAATGCAAGCTCAGCGGGAGGCACCACCGGACATGCAATGCAAGGACAAATTCCTTGTGCAGAGTGCCATAGTGAAACAAGACCTCTCACCACAGGATATCACCGGAGACGTG TTTACCAAACAATCAGGTAATGTGGTGGATGAGGTGAAGTTAAGGGTTGTTTACACTACACCCCAGCCGACATCCGCCAACGGGGGATCAGAGGAAGGTCTAGGCAGCTTGAGTGATCAAGAA GCAACAAAAGGACCTAGAGAATCAGAAACAATAACCTCTGAG GCTTTGATTTCAAAGTTGAAGGTGGAGAAGAATTCTGCCATTCAACAGAACATCAAGCTTCAAGAAGAACTG GATCTTCTAAGGAGGCAAATGGGAAGTCAGCACGGTGGTTTCTCATTAGTTTTTGTGCTTGCTATTGCTATTCTGGGAATCCTGCTTGGTTTTCTCGTTAAGAGATGA